The uncultured Subdoligranulum sp. genomic sequence CCGGGATGCGGCATCGTCTTGACCTTCAGCGGTTTCAGCGTACCGGTGCGGGTGATCCGCAGAGCGTCATCATACTCCTGGATGGAACAACCCGCCGCCCGCAATTTGGCGGTGATGGGTTCCAGATGCTTGGGGATAATATTGTGCAGCATCACATCACCTTTGGTGATTGCTGCGGCGACCATGTAACTGCCAGCCTCAATCTGGTCGGGAATGATGGCATAATTGCAGCCATGCAAACTTTTGACACCATGGATTTTGATCACATCGGTGCCGGCGCCATGCACATCAGCCCCCATCATATTAAGGAAATTGGCTAGGTCCACAATATGCGGCTCGCGCGCCACATTTTCGAGGATGGTCGTGCCTTCTGCCAGCACAGCGGCCAGCATGGCATTCATCGTGGCGCCCACCGAAACCGTATCAAAGAAAACATGGGCGCCCACCAGTTTGTCAGCCTTGACGTGAATCTGACCGTATTCCACCGAATCATCCGCACCGAAAGCGGTGAACGCTTTCAGATGCTGATCGATGGGGCGCGGCCCCAGATTACAGCCGCCCGGCATGGCGACCTGACCGGTCCCGAAACGGCCCAGCAAAGCCCCAAGGAAATAATAGCTGGCACGCATCTGTCGGGACAGTTCGTTGGACACTTCAGTGCAGTCGATATGGGTGGTATCGATTTCATAGGTACTGCGACTGACCATACGGATGCTGGCTCCCAACTCACTGAGAATCTGGAGCGAAGCCATCACATCGCTGATACAGGGCAAATTTTCAATCAAGCATTTATCTGCAGCCAAAATCGTGGCAGGCAAAATGGCCACCGCAGCGTTTTTGGCACCGCCGATGTTCACATCACCATGCAGCGGGTTTCCCCCGCGGATCACAAATTTTTCCAAATGTAGCTCTCCTTTGTGCGATACACCGACAGGACAATATATCCGTCAGCATACCTTTGCACACTTTGCTTTATTATACACCATCGCACGCTATTTGAAAAGCGTTCCTCATTATGAATGCAAAAACTTTGTGAAAAATAGCCAGCATTCTACGGTGTACAGCCACTTTTTTAAGCGGGCTTACATATTGGGGAACAGGGTCTGGGCACTGAACAGGCTGCCGTTATAAAACATTTCAAAGTGGCAATGGTTACCGGTCGAGTTGCCGGTGGAACCCACTTCGCCGATCTTATCGCCCTGTGCGACTGCCTGGCCCTGGGTAACCGAAATGGCAGACATGTGTCCGTACAGTGTCTTATAGCCGTTGCCATGGTCAATTTCCACGTAGTTGCCGTAGGAATAATGCCAGCCTGCCGCCACGACCGTGCCGGAATCCGACGCAATAATTGTGGTTCCGTAGGCGGCACAGATATCCGCGCCACGGTGTCCGCTGCTCATCCAGCGGCTCACGTAGGTGTAATTGGGCACCGGCCAGATAAAGCTGCCCGAGCCGATCTGGGCGACCATACCGCTCTTCAGCCGTGTGCCGGTCACGGTGATTTCCGGGACCGCCGCCTTGGTTACCGTATAGGAAATTGCCTGCCGATCCGTGACAACGCCATCAATCATGGTGACTTCGTAGGTGACATCCTCCGAACCGTCCTCGCCATCCTGAA encodes the following:
- a CDS encoding UDP-N-acetylglucosamine 1-carboxyvinyltransferase, translating into MEKFVIRGGNPLHGDVNIGGAKNAAVAILPATILAADKCLIENLPCISDVMASLQILSELGASIRMVSRSTYEIDTTHIDCTEVSNELSRQMRASYYFLGALLGRFGTGQVAMPGGCNLGPRPIDQHLKAFTAFGADDSVEYGQIHVKADKLVGAHVFFDTVSVGATMNAMLAAVLAEGTTILENVAREPHIVDLANFLNMMGADVHGAGTDVIKIHGVKSLHGCNYAIIPDQIEAGSYMVAAAITKGDVMLHNIIPKHLEPITAKLRAAGCSIQEYDDALRITRTGTLKPLKVKTMPHPGFPTDMQPLMTALLTLAEGTSIVTEGIWENRFRYVDELIHMGANIQVDGQVAVIEGVKELRPAPLRATDLRAGAAMVVAALAAKGVSEIDETIHIERGYENIVEKLQLLGADIRRVEIPANAITRAI